Proteins from one Fragaria vesca subsp. vesca linkage group LG6, FraVesHawaii_1.0, whole genome shotgun sequence genomic window:
- the LOC101312177 gene encoding F-box/kelch-repeat protein At3g06240-like, producing the protein MTTFSEMLEEMVVRILSRLPPKSLVRFRCVSKLWNTIINDPSFVAKHLSISRHNKFVSETCILVKHTLFKDRSITNEEQTAAFRKKQFDYSNEDLLLSLLHICNDDDDGDGDNLTFVVEDLDVMFPSSTGPSSLRIIGHCDGIICLNNNVDDVLCNPAIREFKVLPESCVLYDLPPRAEEDDDETAPWSMTAAMGFGLDSKAKEYKVVRVVETTSGLCTYHPTRAEIYTIGANSWRELENVDIAIGCHPSWAPSFVLHFKGICYWWAFAAGDKEVILTFDMSDEQFHPIPVPDCFDFYNDRCYRSTAVLKDFIVLLTYETGDEVPKSFNIWMMDESTGVKGSWIKYLAFGPVEGIQIPLVFWNTEELLMVSSDSRVVSYNIGTKRLHRFPIQGVEGALHLQAVNYVNNVISVKGDCKHESSHR; encoded by the coding sequence ATGACGACGTTTAGTGAAATGTTGGAAGAGATGGTGGTGCGAATCCTATCAAGACTGCCACCCAAGTCTTTGGTACGATTCAGATGCGTCAGTAAGTTATGGAACACCATCATCAATGATCCTAGCTTCGTAGCCAAGCACCTTTCCATTTCCAGGCACAACAAATTCGTTTCTGAGACATGCATCCTTGTCAAACATACTCTCTTCAAGGATAGAAGCATTACAAATGAGGAACAGACTGCTGCTTTCAGGAAAAAGCAGTTCGACTATAGCAACGAAGATCTTCTACTGTCACTACTTCATATTTGCAACGATGATGACGATGGTGATGGTGATAATCTTACTTTTGTTGTTGAGGACCTTGATGTTATGTTTCCTTCGAGTACAGGTCCCTCAAGTCTACGAATTATAGGGCATTGTGATGGGATCATTTGTCTAAACAATAATGTCGATGATGTCTTGTGCAATCCCGCAATTAGAGAATTCAAAGTTCTTCCTGAGTCTTGTGTCCTTTATGATCTCCCTCCTAGAGCTGAAGAAGATGACGATGAAACTGCACCATGGTCAATGACAGCTGCTATGGGATTTGGCCTTGATTCCAAAGCTAAAGAGTACAAAGTTGTTAGAGTTGTTGAAACAACGTCTGGTCTGTGTACTTATCATCCTACAAGAGCAGAGATATACACCATAGGTGCTAATTCTTGGAGAGAGCTCGAGAATGTTGATATAGCTATAGGATGTCACCCCTCTTGGGCTCCTTCTTTTGTCTTGCACTTCAAGGGAATTTGTTATTGGTGGGCATTTGCTGCGGGAGACAAGGAAGTCATCCTTACATTTGATATGAGTGATGAGCAATTTCATCCGATACCGGTGCCAGATTGTTTTGATTTTTATAACGATAGGTGCTACAGGAGCACCGCTGTGTTGAAAGATTTCATTGTTCTTTTAACCTATGAAACAGGTGATGAAGTTCCTAAATCTTTTAATATATGGATGATGGATGAGTCTACAGGTGTTAAGGGTTCATGGATAAAATACTTGGCGTTCGGACCGGTGGAAGGCATCCAAATTCCACTAGTATTTTGGAATACTGAGGAGCTTCTAATGGTTAGCAGTGATAGTCGTGTAGTTTCCTATAACATAGGTACCAAAAGGCTCCACCGTTTTCCCATTCAAGGTGTGGAAGGCGCGCTCCATCTGCAAGCTGTTAATTATGTGAATAATGTTATTTCTGTCAAAGGAGACTGCAAGCATGAGAGTTCGCATAGATAA
- the LOC101312751 gene encoding pentatricopeptide repeat-containing protein At2g29760, chloroplastic-like: MSTTTTTTTTTNLPHHVKPKQASPESKPPTFKLSQKTILHILNSKCTTSLQNLKQAHGVVLRSGHFQDHYVAGTILKCYASSNFNNFGFALKVFDNVWKPNVFVWNIMIKGCVENYEALKSISFYYKMVDMNSRPNKFTYPMLFKACRLVQAVEEGLQIHAHVVKQQLSEDGHIRSAGIQMYASFGLVEEARRILLEDAASDVVCWNAMIDGYIKCGDVEAAKELFEHMPSKNVGSWNAMVSGFARCGRLKDARGLFDSMTERDEISWSAMIDGYVQGGYHKEALEVFNEMQKEKIASPSKFVLSSVLAACANVGALDQGKWVHGYIKKNSIQVDAVLGTALVDMYAKCGRLDMAWEVFENVKRKEVSTWNAMIGGLAMHGRADDALDVFFKMQGKNLEPNGITFLNALSACAHGEFVDEGLTIFSSMKEMYGMEAEVEHYGCVVDMFGRAGLLEEAEQVINSMPIEPSAAVYGALLGACRIHGNVEMGERVGRILLELEPQNGGRYALLSNIYAEAGMWDDVAEVRKLMKERGVKTNPGISMVDIGGKVHEFKMGEGSHPQMKEVYLMLEKIIEKLEMEGYSPNTSEVLFDIAEEEKETALRYHSEKLAIAFGVLKTKPGTTIRVVKNLRICEDCHSAIKLFSQLDNRDIIVRDRMRYHHFRNGRCSCKDFW; encoded by the coding sequence ATGAGCACAACCACCACCACCACCACCACCACAAACCTTCCTCATCACGTCAAACCAAAACAAGCCTCACCAGAATCAAAACCACCCACCTTCAAACTCTCCCAGAAAACAATCTTACACATCTTGAACTCAAAATGCACCACTTCTCTACAAAACCTCAAGCAAGCACATGGTGTTGTCCTAAGGTCAGGCCACTTCCAAGACCACTATGTAGCAGGCACCATACTAAAATGCTATGCAAGTTCAAACTTCAACAACTTTGGGTTTGCTTTGAAGGTGTTTGATAATGTGTGGAAGCCAAATGTGTTTGTATGGAACATTATGATCAAAGGGTGTGTGGAGAACTATGAGGCACTGAAATCTATTTCATTTTATTATAAGATGGTGGATATGAACTCCAGGCCTAATAAGTTCACCTATCCTATGTTGTTCAAGGCCTGCAGATTAGTTCAAGCAGTGGAGGAAGGTCTGCAGATTCATGCACACGTGGTGAAGCAACAACTTAGTGAAGATGGGCACATAAGAAGTGCCGGGATTCAAATGTATGCGTCTTTCGGGCTTGTGGAGGAGGCAAGGAGGATACTGCTAGAGGACGCGGCGTCTGATGTTGTTTGTTGGAATGCAATGATTGATGGGTACATAAAGTGTGGGGATGTGGAAGCAGCTAAGGAGTTGTTTGAGCATATGCCAAGTAAGAATGTTGGGTCTTGGAATGCAATGGTGAGTGGTTTCGCTAGGTGTGGGAGGTTGAAAGATGCAAGGGGGCTGTTTGATTCAATGACCGAGAGAGATGAGATTTCGTGGAGTGCTATGATTGATGGATATGTGCAGGGAGGGTACCACAAGGAGGCATTGGAAGTTTTCAATGAGATGCAAAAGGAGAAGATTGCTAGTCCTAGTAAGTTTGTATTGTCGAGTGTGTTAGCTGCTTGTGCTAATGTGGGAGCACTTGATCAAGGAAAGTGGGTTCATGGTTATATTAAGAAGAACTCAATTCAGGTGGATGCAGTGCTGGGGACTGCTTTAGTTGATATGTATGCCAAATGTGGGAGGCTTGACATGGCATGGGAAGTGTTTGAAAATGTAAAACGGAAAGAGGTTTCGACATGGAATGCCATGATTGGTGGGCTTGCTATGCACGGCCGAGCAGATGATGCATTGGATGTTTTCTTCAAGATGCAAGGGAAGAACTTGGAACCAAATGGGATTACATTTCTGAATGCTCTAAGTGCCTGTGCTCATGGGGAGTTTGTTGATGAAGGTCTTACAATTTTCAGTTCTATGAAGGAAATGTATGGTATGGAGGCTGAGGTAGAGCACTATGGTTGCGTTGTTGATATGTTTGGAAGGGCAGGACTTTTGGAAGAGGCAGAGCAGGTTATAAATTCAATGCCAATTGAACCTAGTGCAGCTGTTTATGGTGCCCTGTTGGGAGCTTGCAGGATACATGGAAATGTTGAAATGGGTGAGAGAGTGGGGAGGATTTTGCTTGAATTGGAACCACAAAATGGTGGACGCTACGCATTGTTATCTAACATCTATGCAGAGGCAGGTATGTGGGATGATGTTGCAGAGGTAAGAAAATTGATGAAGGAAAGGGGAGTGAAAACAAATCCTGGAATCAGCATGGTTGATATTGGTGGCAAAGTGCATGAATTCAAAATGGGAGAAGGGTCACACCCACAAATGAAGGAGGTCTACTTGATGCTTGAGAAGATCATAGAAAAGCTGGAGATGGAGGGTTATTCACCGAATACCTCTGAAGTTTTGTTCGACATTGCAGAGGAGGAGAAGGAAACAGCACTACGATACCACAGTGAGAAGCTTGCAATTGCTTTCGGAGTACTCAAAACGAAACCAGGAACAACCATCCGTGTTGTGAAGAACTTGAGGATTTGTGAGGACTGTCATTCTGCCATAAAGCTGTTTTCACAATTAGACAACCGGGATATAATAGTGAGGGACCGTATGCGCTATCATCATTTCAGAAATGGAAGATGTTCGTGCAAGGATTTTTGGTAA
- the LOC101312466 gene encoding probable pectinesterase 29-like, with translation MQSLLSKLLPLLLFIGALEARYSSTAVKSGLPNCVSRTIVVDKSGLGNFTSVQQAIDSIPSNNLLWTRILISSGTYIEKVEIPREKPYIILEGNPNGLTTIEYGDAGNVVESPTFKLQADNFIARHNTYNTLLEMDDEVRNVTWAPAAAIAGDKASFYQCGFISLQDTLSDARGRHYFYDSYVEGAIDFIWGNGQSMYEKCQINSTTSRIGRAGFITAQGRESANETTGFVFKHCYVSGSGPIFLGRSYRNYSRVLFAGTYMEDIITPEGWNLPSWSVGSEDLITFSEANCSGPGANMSYRVKWEKQLSHQELMHLTNTTDFINQEGWIDEQPN, from the exons ATGCAATCTCTTCTATCAAAGTTATTGCCTCTCCTCCTTTTCATAGGTGCATTGGAAGCCCGCTATAGTAGTACAGCAGTGAAATCAGGTCTACCAAACTGCGTGTCTCGTACTATTGTAGTCGATAAAAGTGGTCTAGGAAATTTTACTTCAGTGCAGCAAGCCATAGATTCCATACCATCAAATAACTTGTTGTGGACTCGTATCCTCATTAGCTCTGGTACATACAT TGAGAAAGTTGAAATCCCTCGAGAGAAACCATACATTATTCTTGAAGGAAACCCGAATGGTCTAACCACAATCGAATATGGAGATGCTGGAAATGTTGTTGAAAGCCCTACGTTTAAGTTGCAGGCAGATAACTTCATTGCACGTCAT AATACATACAATACTCTTCTGGAAATGGATGATGAAGTGAGGAATGTTACGTGGGCACCGGCGGCTGCCATTGCCGGGGACAAAGCAAGTTTCTATCAGTGTGGTTTCATTAGCTTGCAAGACACGTTAAGTGATGCCAGAGGTCGTCACTATTTTTATGATTCCTATGTTGAAGGTGCTATAGACTTCATCTGGGGAAATGGCCAGTCAATGTACGAG AAGTGCCAGATAAATTCAACAACATCAAGAATAGGCCGTGCCGGTTTCATTACAGCTCAGGGCCGTGAAAGCGCGAACGAAACTACTGGCTTTGTGTTCAAACATTGTTATGTATCTGGTTCGGGTCCAATATTTCTGGGAAGATCATACAGGAACTACTCAAGAGTGTTGTTTGCCGGGACATATATGGAAGATATAATCACCCCAGAAGGTTGGAATTTACCATCATGGAGTGTTGGTTCTGA GGATTTAATCACATTTTCAGAAGCAAACTGCAGTGGACCTGGGGCAAACATGTCCTACCGTGTTAAGTGGGAGAAGCAGCTATCTCATCAGGAACTGATGCATTTAACAAACACAACTGATTTCATAAACCAAGAGGGATGGATCGATGAGCAACCAAATTAA
- the LOC101300359 gene encoding gamma-interferon-inducible lysosomal thiol reductase-like, with protein MKAFEMLSPQENVSVTLYYETLCPYCADFIVNHLAKIFDNGLISVVTLRMVPWGNAWLNSDGSFACQHGTDECLLNTIEACTITIYPNVNRHFRFIQCVERLTLQNKHNKWADCFEMSKLGTVPIDCYNSGYGNQIETKYAKETIQLNPPHKFVPWLVINNKPLAENYDKFMTYICQAYKGKSPEACRSIRSKTESSGNERSIPQVCLVEQGRNSTS; from the exons ATGAAAGCTTTCGAAATGTTATCCCCTCAAG AGAATGTGAGTGTGACTCTCTACTACGAGACACTCTGTCCTTATTGTGCCGATTTCATAGTGAACCATTTGGCCAAGATCTTCGACAATGGGCTCATCTCCGTCGTCACCCTCAGAATGGTCCCTTGGGGTAACGCTTGGCTCAATTCCGATGGCTCCTTCGCCTGCCAG CATGGAACAGATGAATGCTTGCTCAACACAATTGAGGCCTGCACCATCACCATTTATCCTAATGTG AATCGGCATTTTAGATTCATCCAATGCGTTGAGCGGCTCACATTGCAGAACAAGCACAACAAATGGGCTGATTGCTTTGAAATGTCGAAGTTGGGGACTGTTCCTATCGATTGCTACAATAGTGGATATGGCAATCAG ATTGAAACAAAATATGCAAAGGAAACTATTCAGCTTAATCCACCACATAAATTTGTGCCATGGCTGGTTATTAATAATAAACCACTTGCAGAG AACTATGATAAATTCATGACCTACATCTGTCAAGCATACAAAGGAAAATCTCCAGAAGCTTGCAGATCGATTCGCTCCAAGACTGAATCAAGTGGGAATGAAAGATCAATTCCTCAAGTTTGCTTAGTAGAACAAGGAAGAAACTCTACATCTTAA
- the LOC101300928 gene encoding putative F-box/LRR-repeat protein 23-like — MDKQQQRQWDELNLDCLLNVFARLGMEELLYDVPFVCKSWHRASHNPSCWQSLDFPDIDHSAIDKDDYSDDSSEEDEPKPREPNSFYDKFVHVYPIESSRFSISGIVKVVLKRSNGLATSLGLPRNCVPQVLTSVSDVIPGLKFLSLWCDYKLTMQYKLALRELFTKCTNLETLSLESSSRNFRHQKLNSFLILTHLRCKSVVDLRVLNSQMCKHDTFAISSKLPKLKYLSFRKCDMDRDGIISLLQRCTEMVDIFKEMASAF; from the exons ATGGACAAGCAGCAGCAGCGACAATGGGACGAGTTGAACCTCGACTGTTTACTAAACGTGTTTGCAAGACTTGGAATGGAGGAACTGCTCTACGATGTCCCCTTCGTCTGCAAGTCATGGCACAGAGCAAGCCACAATCCTTCATGCTGGCAGTCTCTTGATTTTCCCGACATTGATCATAGTGCCATTGACAAGGATGACTATTCCGATGATTCCTCTGAGGAAGATGAACCCAAACCTCGGGAACCCAATTCTTTCTATGATAAGTTCGTGCACGTTTATCCAATTGAGAGCAGTCGTTTCTCTATCAGTGGTATTGTAAAGGTTGTCCTCAAGCGCAGCAACGGACTTGCCACTTCTCTTGGGCTACCCCGAAATTGCGTACCCCAAGTTCTTACATCTGTTTCAGATGT GATTCCCGGACTTAAGTTCTTGTCTCTTTGGTGCGACTACAAGCTCACAATGCAGTACAAACTCGCACTTAGGGAACTGTTTACCAAGTGTACAAACTTGGAGACATTGTCATTGGAAAGCAGCTCCCGCAACTTCCGCCACCAGAAACTTAATAGTTTTCTAATCCTCACACATCTTCGCTGCAAGAGTGTTGTTGATTTGCGCGTGTTGAATTCCCAGATGTGTAAACACGACACATTTGCGATTTCCAGCAAGCTGCCCAAATTAAAGTACTTGAGCTTTAGGAAGTGTGACATGGATCGAGACGGTATCATCAGCTTACTGCAGAGGTGCACAGAGATGGTGGATATTTTTAAAGAGATGGCATCGGCTTTCTAG
- the LOC101300637 gene encoding uncharacterized protein LOC101300637, which translates to MPMKNVRDDARDSQISGFSEFSKPQCSGKLINPNVFNSGFEGKSMFDSSDSQSFYERLSKLNESNGYNLVFDVRHTKLNLHLFYKEVTLRGGFNQVNKDKRWDEVASSLKLDGRKLNYQDILLKLYALFLFHYEQIYFYRGPEKSASMPDITVDREDSPRMEMKYTNQASRMVPSVGEGPGGKKMLKENCSDIKDSPQMEMKCTNHSSQIVTTVENGPGGKKMLKESCSQSTSTGLVSAEKQSAPETEQKQILQLHSEKEEIGTKSSALAENQPEVPEVAEEQTTQLHSKKKQMRKRGSASAEKELAVPKKKCMRKPGARQGLRSGYHIFIKTECDRLKEIKCNKGQNLRHMANDAWNRLSEAEKQPWIEQSIKEKEQIIKEREQRIKEKESSANKVVVDDEQTHAMECADLENKQSSPDGDNQVILDPSDSDKSIEVD; encoded by the exons ATGCCAATGAAGAATGTGAGAGATGACGCCAGAGATAGCCAGATCAGCGGCTTCTCTGAGTTCTCTAAACCACAATGCTCTGGTAAACTGATCAATCCCAATGTGTTCAATTCTGGGTTTGAGGGGAAAAGCATGTTTGACAGCTCTGATAGTCAGAGCTTCTATGAAAGGCTAAGCAAGTTGAATGAGTCAAATGGGTACAATCTTGT ATTTGATGTCAGACATACCAAATTGAATTTGCATCTGTTTTACAAGGAAGTTACTCTCAGGGGAGGCTTTAATCAG GTGAACAAAGATAAGAGATGGGATGAGGTTGCATCCTCTTTGAAATTGGATGGGAGGAAACTCAATTATCAGGATATTCTTCTAAAGCTTTATGCGCTCTTTCTGTTTCACTATGAACAGATTTACTTTTATAGGGGACCCGAGAAATCGGCTTCAATGCCAG ATATCACTGTAGATAGGGAGGATAGTCCACGAATGGAAATGAAGTACACCAACCAAGCTTCTCGAATGGTCCCAAGTGTTGGAGAAGGGCCTGGAGGGAAGAAGATGCTCAAGGAGAACTGTTCTGATATTAAGGATAGCCCACAAATGGAAATGAAGTGCACCAACCATTCATCTCAAATTGTAACAACTGTTGAAAATGGGCCTGGAGGTAAAAAGATGCTCAAGGAGAGCTGTTCTCAATCAACATCCACAG GTTTGGTGTCTGCAGAAAAACAATCAGCACCTGAAACAGAACAAAAGCAGATCCTCCAGCTGCACTCAGAGAAAGAAGAAATAGGAACAAAAAGTTCTGCATTGGCAGAAAACCAACCAGAAGTACCTGAAGTAGCAGAGGAGCAGACCACCCAGCTGCACTCGAAGAAAAAACAGATGAGGAAAAGAGGTTCAGCATCAGCAGAAAAAGAATTGGCTGTACCCAAGAAAAAATGTATGAGAAAGCCAGGTGCTCGACAAGGGTTACGCAGTGGTTACCACATCTTTATCAAGACAGAATGTGATAGGTTAAAAGAAATTAAATGTAATAAAGGCCAGAATCTCCGACATATGGCCAATGATGCGTGGAATCGGCTATCTGAGGCTGAGAAACAG CCCTGGATTGAGCAAAGTATCAAGGAAAAGGAGCAAATAATCAAGGAAAGGGAGCAAAGAATCAAGGAAAAGGAAAGCTCTGCCAATAAAGTGGTTGTTGATGATGAACAAACCCATGCCATGGAATGTGCTGATTTGGAGAACAAGCAGTCTTCACCGGATGGTGACAACCAAGTAATTTTGGATCCAAGTGATTCAGATAAATCTATTGAGGTAGATTAA
- the LOC101313042 gene encoding LOW QUALITY PROTEIN: NHL repeat-containing protein 2-like (The sequence of the model RefSeq protein was modified relative to this genomic sequence to represent the inferred complete CDS: substituted 2 bases at 2 genomic stop codons): protein MAMKLLLSPPSSSLSQPTTFFSLHSNSTRPKPISVPTLLFQWTPKRFVFSKRMVVKACVKVEEKNVQESSGSEWGKVSAVLFDMDGVLCNSEELSRRAAVEVFAEMGVETTVEDFIPFGGTGEANFLGGVASVKGVKGFDTEAAKKRFFEIYLEKYAKPDSGIGFPGALELVTQCKSKGLKVAVASSADLIKVKANLAAANLPLSLFDAIVSADAFENLKPSPDIFLAASKILDVIPSECIVIEDALAGVQAAKSAKMRCIAVKTTFSEEALKSAGPSIIRNHIGNISLDDILSGGSDGYSMXSXEYAQSFVSSNNVECKTFSTGFRVVRRDIVKYGSLGIALSCLAFTISNWKAMQYASPKAIWNVIFGVNQPSIAQKEGESKMERIQQFVNYISDLESRGAAPIVPEFPPKLDWLNTAPINFWQDLKGKVVVLDFWTYCCINCMHVLPDLEFLERKYKDMPFAVVGVHSAKFDNEKDLEAIRNAVLRYDITHPVVNDGDMYLWRELGVNSWPTFAVVGPNGRLLAQLSGEGRRKDLDDLVEAALLYYGRKKILDNAPLPLSLEKDNDPRLFTSPLKFPGKLAVDVENDRLFISDSNHNRIVVTDLDGNFIVQIGSTGEEGLRDGSFDDATFNRPQGLAYNTKKNLLYVADTENHALREIDFVNETVRTLAGNGTKGSDYRGGGKGSTQLLNSPWDVCYHPVNEKVYIAMAGQHQIWQLDIVDGVTRAFSGDGYERNLNGSSASSTSFAQPSGISLSSDMTELYIADSESSSIRVLVLKTGGSRLLAGGDPVYSDNLFKFGDHDGIGSEVLLQHPLGVLCTKDGQIYIADSYNHKIKKLDPASKRVSTLAGTGKAGFKDGTALEAQLSEPSGIIEAKNGRLFIADTNNSLIRYIDLSNKEPALLTLELKGVQPPTVKSKSLKRLRRRSSADTQTVTVDGGSSNEGNLSIKISLPEEYHFSKEARSKFSVETEPETAVLVDPSEGYLSPEGSAVLHFRRPSPSASVGRINCKVYYCKEDEVCLYQSLLFEVPFHEEVPESNPEEITLSYLVKPRTSTNSLQLPAAR, encoded by the exons ATGGCCATGAAGCTTCTACTCTCACCGCCCTCCTCTTCTCTCTCTCAACCCACCACCTTCTTCTCTTTACATTCCAACTCAACCAGACCCAAACCCATTTCAGTCCCGACCCTTCTCTTCCAATGGACCCCAAAACGGTTCGTTTTCTCCAAGAGAATGGTTGTCAAAGCTTGTGTGAAAGTAGAAGAGAAGAACGTTCAGGAATCTTCTGGAAGTGAGTGGGGGAAGGTCTCTGCTGTGCTGTTTGATATGGATGGAGTGCTCTGCAATAGTGAAGAGCTTTCTAGAAGGGCCGCGGTGGAAGTTTTCGCCGAAATGGGAGTTGAGACCACCGTGGAGGACTTTATTCCGTTTGGAGGAACTG GTGAAGCGAATTTTTTAGGAGGTGTTGCTTCTGTTAAGGGGGTAAAAGGATTCGATACCGAGGCAGCAAAGAAGAGGTTCTTTGAAATATATTTGGAAAAG TATGCAAAACCAGATTCTGGAATAGGATTCCCCGGTGCCCTTGAACTTGTTACTCAG TGTAAAAGCAAAGGCCTTAAAGTTGCTGTTGCTTCTAGTGCTGATCTAATCAAGGTTAAGGCAAATCTAGCTGCTGCCAACTTGCCACTGTCATT GTTTGATGCTATTGTGTCAGCAGATGCTTTTGAGAATCTGAAACCTTCTCCTGATATCTTCTTGGCTGCATCAAAGATTTTGGATGTAATCCCTAGTGAG TGTATTGTAATTGAGGATGCACTAGCTGGAGTGCAGGCTGCCAAATCTGCAAAAATGAG ATGTATAGCTGTGAAAACTACTTTTTCAGAAGAAGCTCTAAAGAGTGCTGGTCCATCCATCATTCGAAATCATATAGGAAATATTTCACTCGATGATATTCTCAGTGGTGGCTCGGATGGCTATAGTATGTAGTCCTGAGAATATGCGCAGTCATTTGTATCTTCAAATAATGTAGAATG TAAGACCTTTTCTACGG GTTTCAGGGTTGTTCGGCGAGATATAGTGAAATATGGAAGCTTGGGAATTGCTTTGTCTTGCCTTGCCTTCACCATATCAAACTGGAAG GCAATGCAATATGCATCACCAAAAGCTATCTGGAATGTGATATTTGGGGTCAACCAGCCATCTATTGCACAGAAAGAAG GTGAATCAAAGATGGAAAGAATCCAACAATTTGTGAACTATATATCTGACCTGGAATCCAG AGGAGCTGCTCCTATTGTTCCAGAATTTCCACCAAAACTTGATTGGTTGAATACAGCTCCCATCAA CTTTTGGCAGGATCTCAAAGGAAAAGTGGTTGTGCTGGACTTTTGGACCTATTGTTGTATAAACTGTATGCATGTACTGCCAGACCTAGAGTTTTTGGAAAGAAAATACAAAGATATGCCG TTTGCTGTGGTGGGAGTTCATTCGGCAAAGTTTGATAATGAGAAGGATTTAGAAGCCATTCGGAATGCAGTATTACGCTATGACATCACTCACCCA GTAGTCAATGATGGAGATATGTATCTATGGAGAGAGCTAGGTGTGAATTCATGGCCAACATTTGCTGTTGTTGGGCCCAATGGAAGACTTCTTGCTCAACTATCAGGTGAAGGTCGCCGCAAG GATCTTGATGATTTGGTGGAGGCAGCTCTTCTGTACTATGGCCGAAAGAAGATATTGGACAATGCACCACTTCCTTTGAGTTTGGAGAAAGATAATGATCCCCGTTTGTTTACATCTCCCTTAAAGTTTCCTGGGAAGCTAGCAGTTGATGTCGAGAATGATAGGCTCTTCATTTCAGACAGTAATCATAACCGCATA GTTGTTACCGACCTAGATGGAAATTTTATTGTCCAAATTGGAAGTACAGGAGAGGAAGGTCTACGTGATGGTTCTTTTGATGATGCCACCTTTAATCGGCCTCAG GGCCTGGCTTACAACACAAAGAAAAATCTTCTCTATGTAGCAGATACTGAAAACCATGCTTTGAG GGAGATTGACTTTGTAAACGAAACAGTGCGTACTCTAGCTGGAAATGGAACCAAAGGCTCTGATTACAGAGGGGGAGGAAAAGGAAGCACTCAG CTACTTAACTCTCCATGGGATGTCTGCTATCATCCAGTGAATGAGAAAGTTTATATTGCAATGGCCGGCCAACATCAAATTTGGCAACTTGATATAGTTGATGGGGTTACTAGAGCTTTTAGTGGTGATGGTTATGAAAGAAATCTGAATGGATCAAG CGCTTCAAGCACATCGTTTGCACAGCCTTCTGGAATTTCATTATCTTCTG ATATGACGGAGCTGTATATTGCTGATAGTGAGAGTAGTTCTATCAGGGTTCTTGTTCTAAAAACAGGAGGATCGAGATTGCTAGCCGGTGGTGATCCAGTTTATTCAGACAACTTGTTTAAG TTTGGGGACCATGATGGAATAGGTTCTGAAGTACTTCTTCAACATCCACTCGGTGTCTTGTGTACAAAAGACGGTCAAATCTATATCGCGGATAGCTATAATCACAAG ATAAAAAAGTTAGATCCAGCTAGTAAAAGAGTCAGTACCTTAGCAGGGACAGGGAAAGCTGGTTTCAAGGATGGAACAGCTCTTGAAGCTCAG CTTTCAGAGCCATCAGGAATCATTGAAGCGAAAAATG GGAGACTCTTCATAGCCGATACAAACAACAGTCTAATCAGATATATTGACTTAAGCAACAAAGAACCTGCCCTTCTTACTTTGGAGCTAAAAGGGGTTCAACCTCCCACAGTAAAATCGAAGTCTTTGAAACGCCTCAGAAGGCGCTCATCAGCTGACACACAGACCGTTACAGTTGATGGTGGTTCATCCAATGAGGGCAACCTCTCTATTAAAATATCATTACCTGAAGAGTATCATTTTTCAAAG GAAGCTCGCAGTAAGTTTAGTGTTGAAACTGAGCCTGAAACTGCGGTTCTTGTTGATCCCTCGGAGGGATATCTTAGTCCAGAAGGATCAGCAGTACTTCATTTTAGGAGACCCTCTCCCTCAGCTTCTGTGGGGAGAATTAATTGCAAG GTGTACTATTGCAAAGAAGATGAGGTATGTTTATACCAATCCTTATTATTCGAGGTACCATTTCATGAGGAAGTTCCAGAATCCAACCCAGAAGAAATCACACTTTCCTACCTTGTAAAGCCCAGAACTTCAACAAACAGCTTACAGCTACCAGCTGCACGCTGA